In Ascaphus truei isolate aAscTru1 chromosome 2, aAscTru1.hap1, whole genome shotgun sequence, the genomic stretch tgcgcgattttttttttctccctttcagctgcgcgcatctcctcatttacaattctccacatgcagtaatgctaaaaatagcggatttcgcccatttctgcatatggagaataaaactctccattaaagctactttttcttaaactctccaatttattctagcgctgctctctgcataggccccctaatTTGTGAACTACTTcaagctttttaaaaaaaaacatataaatgaaAGCCTTTCTAAAACTTTTGTGGCACAAGGGGTACAGAATAGGGTTAATTGAGGAATTTATCCATAACAACCATCCTGAAATGTTATACCAGTAAAGATTAATGCAATAATATTGACAAGCCGCACGGACACTCACAAGAAATGAGTATGGAGCCCAACAAATGCAAAAAACACAAACCAGAATCACAAGAGATTTGGCAACTTTCTTGTCCCTGGACAGTTTAATGATATTAACATTCATCTTAATATGTGTGCCACAAGTTTGTGTGGCAGACGCAATATTACTACCGAAGCATTGTCTGGGAGGAAGACACTTAACCCTCTTAACCCTTTTCTTTACAGATGACATAATGTCCTCTTTCCCATCTAATTGTGGAGTAGATAGAACAATATTAGTTGCTATGATGTACGGTCTCACAGTTTTTACCTTTTCTTTTGAAGGAGGAGTAATTGAAGACTGTCTTTTCTTTCTGCTGCGTTTTCTAATGTTCCAGTAGATGCTCAAATTAAAAAATGAAATGCTTATAAGTGGAAGAGCAAAATCAAGAGCTGATGCTCCAAAAATAAAATACCAGGTGTAATAAAATCCTGGGATACAAATGTTTTTAGGAATGTCATTATCACCAACAAAACTTTCCCAGAAAAGAATGGCTGGGCCATACACAAGGAATGACAGTATCCAGACTGCCGCCATCTTAAGAACTGTCTGACTATGTCTTTTTTGTTGAGAGCGATATAACACCTGGCCaaagagaaaataaatatataggttTATTTTTGCAAAGGAAGCATGAAAAGTAACTGATTCTTTTATCATCCCTATAATATACAGAATAACCCTGGCAAAACTATATCATATTTTTAAGAGAATGACTGAGCAAATATGGAAATTTACAGAATAGTTTTTGCTACTGTATATGCTATCATTTGCAAAGAATAAAAacaatgtatttaaataaaacCAGTGTACAAATTGTTATATATAACAAGATTATAAAACCTTGATATTTTTCAAGCAGTCAGATATTATTAAAAAGATCATTGCtaaattaaagtaaaaaaatttgCAGTAACAGAATTTTATTGCAACTTTAATGTTTGCAATAATGCCACTGATAACATTCCACAATAAAAATCTTCATATATGTGGAAAGAATAAGAATAATTTAAGATTTGAAATAGGAGAGTGGCCAGTACTTCCTTGAAAATGTATAAatgctttattttatatatatgaaaTTTCTAAATGAGTGAAAGTTTGTTATTATACCATAATAAACCTTTCTATATTTTTGAATAGCTACAATTTAAATGTTGCTTCTCTTTCTTGCAAACATAATTTGcacttacagtactgtagtagAGATGGGAGAATGTCTTAAAATTAGTTTTTGCTAAATTGTCATGAAAGGTTGCATTGCTTGGGAATGTGTAAAAACACAAATTGTTTCGCCAGATTACCGTGCAATTTTGGTAGGATTTGTAAAAAATGTTTGTGAAAAGAATTGGCTATTTTTCCTTTTTCTGCGAACTTTGCACGAGTCTATAGCCTATCAGTGAACCTCAATTTACAGTGCCCCTGTCCTGCAAATAAGTACTATCTAATTGTAGATTATTATTTTGGACCAATTTTAAATGAACAGCAGCAAACAATAGGACTCATGATATTGACTTAAAACATTGTCAAGTGCTTTCATTTGATGACATGCCGTACAGTAGCACATGAATTACAAGCTGCAATGCTACTTCTGATGATAACATAACATGGCAGTAGCACCTCTATAGCATGTTATACTGTATCTAATGCTGtataacaggggtgggcaaccaatttttcaatgtagccacaggtgtggcgaattagaagtgaaaatagccacaccatgtaagaaTTTAggattatgttgcgcatgcgaaaattgaaacacacattgtttgaacaagtttattgaAAACATGAACACTTTGACTACTCAGTAACAACTGCGTCAGATGcaaataataaaaacacacacagccacacacacacacacacggtggggtggtatgttatttatatattctctgtaccccccaccccccatcatctcatttcacccccctcatCTCATTCCCTCCCAAATCCATGATCAGGGGCACAGCCAGGACGTGACTGGGTACATAACAAAGATACAAGCAGCCATTTCCAGCTGCCcgcacgcagccacacacaccaagctagtcacacacacacgcccagccagccagccacacacacccagccagccacacacgcccagccagccacacacacgtccagccagccacacacacgcccagccagccacacacacacccagccagccacacacacgcccagccagccacgcacacgcacacacccagccacacatacacacacacacacagccacacatacacacactcagcccttcatctcccccctgcacccttcatctcccctcagcacccttcatctccccactgcacccttcatctcccctcagcacccttcatctcccctcagcacccttcatctcccctcagcacccttcatctcccccctgcacccttcatctcccatcagcacccttcatctcccatcagcacccttcatctccacTCATCTCCCCCCAaaatctccccccagcacccatcatctcccccctgcacccttcatctccctcctgcacccttcatctcccatcagcacccttcatctcccctcagcacccttcaactccccccagcacccttcatctccccccagaatctccccccagcacccttgaaagCACCCCCCGTCCCCCACCAATGCCTACCAGATCGCGGCGGCAGCAGCGGGCAGCAGTGGTGGCGATCGGGCACTGGTTGCTGGCGGACGGGGGGCAGTGGTGGCGAGCGGGTAGTGGTGGCAGGCGGACGGGGGGCAGTGGTGGCGAGCAGGTAGTGATGGCAGGCGGACGGGGCAGTGGTCGCGAGCGGGTAGTGGTGGCGGGCAGATGGGGGGCAGTGGTTTCGAGCGGGCAGTGGCGGCAGGCGGACGGGGGGCAGTGGTGGAGAGCGGGCAGTGGTGACAGGCGGACGGGAGGCAGTGGTGACGGGCGGCAGTGGCTGGAGCGTGCTCGGGGGGGAGAGCCTTCTACATGTGATTCCTCTGGGACTCTGCAGGACTGTCCTTTTCATCTGTGAGCACCGGCAGGTGATATCTTTTTCAAACAGAAGAAAACGTGTGCCAGACAGCTTCTTGTATTTCACTTTTCTTTCTGCCCATGTTCTATCAgttttctctttctccctttcaCTCCCTATTACTTGAAACATGGTACTACTTGTATATGGAGCACATGGTGGACAGCAATGGTATGTAGGACAACTGTCAATGGAAAGGATTTGAAACAAATGAATGATGGGACCTGACTTTATAATATTGAAAACCTAAGTTACCTTTGTGACATCCACTGACCGGGACATTTTTTGAATGTGGTCACTCAAATATACAATActatagatgcagcggccgttattcgaacacttcacgcgttgtatacctcggaatactcacatcatggcgcgtcattaccacgtggtgactcgtttttatcgagtgcggaaaattgcattttagttttctggtttttaaacatctgcaaattgacacagttctgtacacattacaattcattcatttctgccacggaaactcgaagaattgcacacaaagaaatcaGGATCCATGAAAATGCAAACAATGCAACAGCGTGATTGGCCgcttggagtacagcagcgcacacgaaaacggctccgtgatttgtttagaataacggccgctgcatctgtagtttccTTAGAGATAGTCCCCCTATGAGGAAAAGATTAAACATTTGAAATAGGTACAACATTGGTTCACACTGAGGAAGCGTAGATTTCTTACTAACAAACATTTTCCTTAGTGTTAATTTTGAGGTCTCTATGGGATCACTGTAGGGATTGGTCTCGCTTggcatgtactgtacatgaataATAATGTTATAGGGTTATAATTTGTAGTGGTAATGGGGTATGAGATACTTTATATGAGCAGATTTACCAATTTGTACAAATAATTTTGCTTGGGCTATCGACGTTTCTTCCATTAATTAAATTGCAAACAAAACTGCTTGCCCAGCTTTGCTGATCTCTAACAAAGCTGTGTATTTCTTTCAACATCAGAAATATAAGTGTATATTAATCAGAGTCTTATGAATCAATAGTTCACCATCAGTGAACTTTTATAACTTGTGCTATTTGCAGCATTAAATGTTAATAAAGCTGTCTGCACTAAAAAAtattccacaaaaaaaaatagaaaagggaTGGTCTCAGCATACAAACTTTGATGCAATCTGTTATAAATgttatgttaaaaaatatatatttttaaatttcaAGTATAAAAAAGGCAAAGCTCAATGAGACATAAtggtaatacatttttataatgTATCTAATATTCTAATGTACTGATATTTAGCTAATTTCAGTTTCTGTATGCACACATGTTCTCTTCCCTGAAATAGACACAAGAGATTACTAAGCGAACAGTAATGTGGTATCATATTCTGTACCTGGAGATCACAAAGCAAAAACaaacagagaaaaaagagagGAATACTTACAGCCATAGTGACAGAAAGGAATCTGTCATAACTGATAAGTGCAACATTAAATGCAGAGGCAGTGCACATCGTGTAATCCGCAATTAACCATAGTTTGCAGAGAAATCTTCCAAGTACCCACTTCCCAGTCAAAAAATATGGTACATACAGTGGGAGGCTGAATGCACCTGGATAGATTGGAGAAAAAAAGTTTAAAAGACGTGACCCTTAATAAACTCCCCTAATTGAAGCTAGGAACAGGACCTTCCTTCATATTGTCACTTTTTAGAAAAACAAACTTATAACATTAGTAAGccatttatactgtacatttaacacTAGCTAAAAGATATTTTAAAGATGACTGTAACAGAAACTTACCTATGAAAAAGTCACAAATGGACAGGTTAAGAAGAAAGAAGTTACTCTGGGTTCTGAGTCTCTTGTCCACAATGAAAGCTAAAATAACAATACTGTTGCCCAGGACGGTGAGTAAAATTAATAAAGATATGAACACAATTACCAAGACTTTTATACCGTCTGAAAAATGCATTCCCAAACCATCAGTCTGATTAACAAAAGCCAAATCTCCAATAGTCATACTGATTACTTTGAAAGTTTGTATTCtaaatataataaaattaatCAATCCTGGAGTACAAAACTTTTCAGACAAACTGGAACAATTGTGCAATGGTGATTAGCTAAAATGTCTGACACTTCAGTTCAATCAGATTATTCTGATTTTTTAGGAagtgtttttaaattatttaaaataaatatatgtctTCTGTGTCTTTTTCTGTGTCTTCTGTGTCTAAAGTATGAAACTGAAAAATATGGTGGGTTCTAAGACTGATGCTGTTTATCACTGCAATTAGTTACAGTACATGCAGCATATGCAGTGCCTTGTATCAGTGCCTTGTATCAGTGCCTTTTATAAGAGTCTTGAAGGAGGAGTTTGTCCTGTCTCTATATTTAGCATCCTTATTATGCACTTTAATAAATACAATGTGCTTACacatgtagccagggtccctctggcccccctgtctgcaggtttctttcccccttgcgtgtgtgttgctgcgggggcgagcgctttcccaggggctcccggtggcagctgcggtaggacgccgccatgtttaatgtgttcgcacATGTGtggaggcttgcgcgtaagcagagcaatcgcggcggccatgttgaggttggcgcgggagttcgcgcctgtgccgtgcaatgcacagaggttggcaagcatagaggtggccattacatgtgtgcaagagctcttggaagttgtgcatgctcagttaagagtagcggcggccattacagcttcagacatgcgcagtaaagatcgcgcacgcggtccccataggaaagagctgtaccaagaactacaattcccagcagcctctggggactgcactttcaccctggtcacaggcagcattgaagccaatagagctggcaaaGAAgctacaatgttgtgtgcagacagggttttgtcagttggatccaggaagcaattggggaaggtagtgtacacagctgcagtgctctgctgtactaggccccagacaccccagaccaaggtaggccccactccccactaggttagtgggtaagttcatagggaaggccccttaggtagggaccctgcctttATCCGagtctgagtcttgtcagtgacacagctgcagtgctgtgtgctctgacaagacgagacagtgtggcttgcagtgcagccacatcaGTTAGTTTGGCCGTTTCAGGAACGGCCCCTTTCCGTGCAAGGGGGgtttgctttctatagtacccagttctatgtgatatcaccggtgccagttgcactcagtgatcgcggcctgcgtctgagctcagacaggctctactacaagcgacattctgtgggtgcgacgctccacgagggagacacctcacGCGGAGGCGGGTAcctgttcctgcgtcagaccttttttgaagagctttacacccgggcacggacgtgtgcccgggcaggtacctataagtgcaccaactttaccaacagtcactcaatgggggtattgtgggacatttgggactattgatataacgtttggggtacaaagccctgcgtggtgaccgggtagttgtgcctattagtgttatagagggaaactgtcaatgtcatattgttgaagtatgttatgttgtgttatttgccatatagtaaacccttttagtcataacctttggtgtgggctggttactttatggatgttcctatgtgagggccactctacactcctagaatctcacataggtggaggcgctgacaagaaacgttccagagatgcACCCCAAGCTCTCACtagtggaggctcagacctcctgtgggcctgacagttataacgcaccacacctggtaacatataggttccccctcacatacactctatatgcgattgggtgggggaatacccgttacatttggaggcgctgctgagagcagacctggggtgccctatttcatttttgtgtcaaattgtccACCATGTTCATACTCTCAATCCATGAGGTCCATTCTTGGGCCTGCTGGCGTAAAGCACTGCCTAGTCACGTGGTGGTAGTAGGGAACGTTCCCAGTCATGTGGACGCGATTGAAATTTGGGAG encodes the following:
- the LOC142488139 gene encoding histamine H3 receptor-like, producing MTIGDLAFVNQTDGLGMHFSDGIKVLVIVFISLLILLTVLGNSIVILAFIVDKRLRTQSNFFLLNLSICDFFIGAFSLPLYVPYFLTGKWVLGRFLCKLWLIADYTMCTASAFNVALISYDRFLSVTMAVLYRSQQKRHSQTVLKMAAVWILSFLVYGPAILFWESFVGDNDIPKNICIPGFYYTWYFIFGASALDFALPLISISFFNLSIYWNIRKRSRKKRQSSITPPSKEKVKTVRPYIIATNIVLSTPQLDGKEDIMSSVKKRVKRVKCLPPRQCFGSNIASATQTCGTHIKMNVNIIKLSRDKKVAKSLVILVCVFCICWAPYSFLVSVRAACQYYCINLYWYNISGWLLWINSSINPILYPLCHKSFRKAFIYMFFFKKLEVVHKLGGLCREQR